One bacterium DNA segment encodes these proteins:
- a CDS encoding PPOX class F420-dependent oxidoreductase: MVFTDGELEFLGSQRIGRFATVGPSGWPHVVPVMYTVNESGALEFDVDGVKLRNVLAEPRAAMVVDAMGPKRGIALQGRVELIGPERARLSPVHKFSWGL; encoded by the coding sequence ATGGTGTTCACGGATGGCGAGCTCGAGTTCTTGGGCTCACAGCGGATCGGACGCTTCGCCACGGTCGGCCCGTCGGGGTGGCCCCACGTCGTGCCGGTCATGTACACGGTGAACGAGTCCGGGGCGCTGGAATTCGACGTCGATGGAGTCAAGCTTCGCAACGTGCTGGCGGAGCCACGAGCGGCCATGGTCGTCGATGCGATGGGACCCAAGCGGGGAATCGCGCTGCAGGGTCGGGTCGAGCTGATCGGCCCCGAACGGGCGCGCCTGTCGCCGGTCCACAAGTTCAGCTGGGGGCTGTGA
- a CDS encoding 6,7-dimethyl-8-ribityllumazine synthase, whose protein sequence is MGEKGASPDLSGADLRIAVVASRFNEEVSKRLLRGALDSLQGHGVEDPDVFWVPGSLELPVTALALAERGGHDAIVCLGCVIRGETYHFEVVADQAAAGIMQVQLDTGVPVAFGVLTTEDREQALARSGPKHNKGADAAEAAIEMANLLRAIQG, encoded by the coding sequence ATGGGTGAGAAAGGCGCCAGTCCAGACCTGAGCGGAGCCGACCTGCGGATTGCGGTCGTCGCCTCACGGTTCAACGAAGAGGTGTCGAAGCGCCTCCTGCGAGGTGCCTTGGATTCGCTGCAAGGGCACGGGGTGGAAGACCCCGACGTGTTCTGGGTCCCGGGGTCGCTGGAGCTGCCGGTCACCGCGCTGGCGCTCGCGGAGCGGGGCGGTCACGACGCGATCGTGTGCCTGGGCTGCGTGATCCGGGGGGAGACCTATCACTTCGAGGTCGTGGCGGACCAGGCGGCGGCCGGCATCATGCAGGTCCAGCTGGACACCGGCGTGCCGGTGGCGTTCGGGGTGCTGACGACGGAGGACAGGGAGCAAGCCCTGGCACGCTCCGGTCCGAAGCACAACAAAGGCGCCGACGCCGCCGAGGCCGCGATCGAGATGGCGAACCTCCTGCGTGCGATCCAGGGTTAG